The following coding sequences are from one Paucidesulfovibrio gracilis DSM 16080 window:
- a CDS encoding secondary thiamine-phosphate synthase enzyme YjbQ yields the protein MDRLLVDTSSREQMVNITTPTQGLVSQRGWHDGVLTLFCPHTSAAVVLSEGNDPAVGTDLLRNLSRLLPRDAGYIHPGNPDAHLKSIMVGQSVQILVEQGCLLLGSWQGVFFCEFDGPRPREVWVKFKA from the coding sequence ATGGACAGACTCTTGGTCGATACCTCCTCCAGGGAGCAAATGGTCAATATTACCACCCCGACGCAGGGGTTGGTATCTCAACGTGGTTGGCATGACGGAGTGCTCACGTTGTTTTGTCCCCACACCAGCGCCGCCGTGGTGCTCTCCGAAGGCAACGATCCCGCCGTGGGAACCGACCTGCTGCGCAATCTTTCGCGACTGCTCCCCAGAGACGCAGGCTATATCCACCCTGGCAATCCCGACGCTCACCTCAAATCCATCATGGTGGGCCAAAGCGTGCAGATACTCGTGGAGCAGGGGTGCCTGCTGCTGGGATCCTGGCAGGGGGTCTTCTTCTGTGAATTCGACGGGCCGCGCCCGCGCGAAGTCTGGGTCAAGTTCAAGGCTTGA